The Henckelia pumila isolate YLH828 chromosome 2, ASM3356847v2, whole genome shotgun sequence genome includes a window with the following:
- the LOC140879409 gene encoding alpha-galactosidase-like, whose translation MRGRSFDDDRGWLYSSRGCRMSLVIAALWCVWCVGIVQSSARQMRYVIENGGTHSNYEVGEEVRKKLLENGLGLTPQMGWNSWNHFQCNIEENLIRQTADAMVSTGLAAHGYTYINLDDCWAEQNRDSQGNLVPKASTFPSGIKALADYVHGKGLKLGVYSDAGSQTCSKQMPGSLGYEEQDAKTFASWGVDYLKYDNCNNDGTSPKQRYPVMAKALLNSGRSIFFSLCEWGQEDPATWAKSVGNSWRTTGDIQDNWDSMTSRADLNDQWAAYAAPGGWNDPDMLEVGNGGMTTREYRSHFSIWALVKAPLLIGCDIRSMDDVTRDLLGNEEVIAVNQDKLGVQGKKIKKDGDLEVWGGALSENRVAVVLWNRGSSEATITAYWSDIGLNPSTAVNARDLWAHSTRSADGKISASVASHDCKMYVLSPK comes from the exons ATGAGGGGGAGATCATTTGATGATGATCGTGGTTGGCTTTATTCGTCGAGAGGATGCCGAATGTCGCTCGTGATTGCTGCATTGTGGTGCGTCTGGTGCGTTGGGATTGTGCAGTCATCCGCTCGACAGATGAGGTATGTGATTGAGAATGGTGGCACCCATTCGAACTACGAGGTCGGGGAGGAGGTTCGGAAGAAGCTTTTGGAGAATGGGCTTGGACTCACTCCTCAGATGGG ATGGAACAGCTGGAACCATTTCCAGTGCAACATTGAGGAGAATCTGATCAGACAAACAG CCGACGCAATGGTGTCAACTGGGCTTGCTGCACATGGTTACACATACATAAATCTTG ATGATTGCTGGGCCGAACAGAACAGAGATTCTCAGGGGAATTTGGTCCCAAAAGCCTCCACTTTCCCCTCCGGAATCAAAGCACTGGCGGATTATGTTCATGGTAAAGGATTGAAGCTGGGAGTTTACTCCGATGCCGG gagtcagaCATGTAGTAAACAAATGCCAGGGTCCCTAGGATATGAAGAGCAAGATGCAAAAACTTTTGCTTCATGG GGCGTAGATTACTTGAAGTATGACAATTGTAACAATGATGGAACCAGCCCTAAGCAAAG ATATCCTGTCATGGCAAAGGCTTTACTGAACTCCGGGAGGTCCATCTTCTTCTCCCTATGTGAATG GGGACAAGAAGATCCGGCCACTTGGGCCAAATCTGTCGGGAACAGTTGGAGAACAACTGGAGACATCCAAGACAACTGGGACAG CATGACTTCACGGGCAGATCTCAACGATCAATGGGCAGCGTATGCTGCACCGGGCGGATGGAATG ATCCGGACATGTTGGAAGTTGGAAACGGCGGGATGACGACCAGAGAATATAGATCGCATTTCAGCATATGGGCATTAGTTAAA GCGCCTCTTTTGATCGGCTGCGATATTCGATCGATGGACGATGTAACTCGTGATCTGCTAGGCAATGAAGAGGTCATCGCAGTCAACCAGG ATAAACTTGGTGTCCAAGGGAAGAAGATCAAGAAAGATGGAGACTTGGAG GTATGGGGAGGAGCTCTAAGTGAGAACAGAGTGGCAGTTGTTTTATGGAACAGAGGATCCTCGGAAGCTACCATTACAGCTTACTGGTCAGACATAGGTCTCAATCCATCAACTGCGGTAAATGCAAGAGATTTATGGGCG CATTCAACAAGATCAGCGGACGGAAAAATCTCGGCTAGCGTAGCTTCCCACGACTGCAAAATGTACGTTTTGTCTCCGAAGTGA